In the Temnothorax longispinosus isolate EJ_2023e unplaced genomic scaffold, Tlon_JGU_v1 HiC_scaffold_24, whole genome shotgun sequence genome, one interval contains:
- the LOC139824017 gene encoding uncharacterized protein has translation MNTHGANYYVPIQDETCKKQYNDFGKPRYTPRILGRRFALTLTAYKFLDVGINAGPMSSVDILIGDNRGNRIILPHATLVTFIEKRADIQRLVQSSALSSLTFRDLQLVKIRDADIVKLTSCGTSLYMKPSTVLFLFELEHCVENVYFQLCQNVHGVNEKFKQFVTILHQNCITDKCNAVTILCKVYDKNLIIDCELLAYALDTIVYNALHDK, from the exons ATGAACACTCACGGTGCGAACTACTACGTTCCAATTCAGGACGAAACGTGCAAGAAACAGTACAATGA ttttggtAAACCCCGCTACACGCCACGTATTTTGGGAAGGAGATTTGCCTTGACATTAAcagcatataaatttttggatgttgGAATCAACGCGGGACCTATGTCCTCTGTGGATATACTTATTGGCGATAACCGAGGCAATCGGATAATTCTGCCACATGCAACGTTGGTGACATTCATCGAAAAACGTGCAGATATACAGCGACTCGTGCAGTCATCGGCACTATCATCGCTAACGTTTCGAGATCTGCAGCTTGTTAAAATACGTGacgcagatattgtaaaattgacgtCGTGCGGCACCAGCTTGTACATGAAACCGTCAACTGTACTCTTCTTGTTCGAACTAGAACATTGCGTCgagaatgtgtattttcaactatgtcaaaatgttcacggcgtaaatgaaaaattcaaacagtttgtaacaattttacacCAAAATTGTATCACCGATAAATGTAACGCAGTTACAATCTTGTGTAaagtttatgataaaaatttgattattgattgcgaattattagcctacgctttagatactattgtgtataatgcgctacatgataaataa
- the LOC139823991 gene encoding LOW QUALITY PROTEIN: uncharacterized protein (The sequence of the model RefSeq protein was modified relative to this genomic sequence to represent the inferred CDS: substituted 2 bases at 2 genomic stop codons) — protein MVCVAIINELEKIQRKKYTKKRYWVAPLFENRKLHGFYHAIFPNIILEDSTFKNYFRMTATQFEDLLQIVGPSLSRQNTSFRESISAPERLCLTLRYLAAGDSMRXISYXYLIGVTTVCNIITDTCNVIWSCIHEEVLPSTLNEGDWSRIAEEFYEKWNFPHYVGAIDGKHIRIQLKSVNTLLFNIFN, from the exons atgGTTTGTGTGGCAATAATAAATGAGTTGGAAAAaatacagagaaaaaaatataccaaaAAACGTTATTGGGTTGCAccattatttgaaaatagaaaattgcaTGGTTTTTATCATGCAATATTTCCCAATATTATCTTGGAAGACAGcacgtttaaaaattattttcgaatgaCTGCTACACAGTTCGAAGATTTGCTACAAATAGTAGGGCCTTCGTTGAGTAGACAGAACACTTCCTTTCGTGAGTCAATATCTGCTCCTGAACGACTGTGTTTGACATTAAG ATATTTAGCTGCTGGTGATTCTATGAGATGAATTTCATATTAGTATCTAATTGGAGTAACAACAGTTTGTAACATCATTACCGATACATGTAACGTTATTTGGTCTTGCATTCATGAGGAAGTCCTTCCAAGTACCTTGAATGAAGGAGATTGGTCGCGCATAGCGgaagaattttatgagaaatgGAATTTTCCGCATTACGTAGGTGCTATTGACGGAAAGCACATACgaatacaattaaaatcagTAAACACCTtactttttaacatttttaattga